The Ammoniphilus sp. CFH 90114 genome contains the following window.
AGCAAAGGACTCTAGCGCCATCCGGCAAACATAGATCTCTTCCACATCTCTTAACGTAGGTTCATAGACCATGACTCGTGATTTTTCATCTACCACGATAAGTCCTTCTTTTTCTAACACACGGATCGCTTCCCGAATCGGACTCTTGCTTACCCCAAACTCTTTAGCCAGCTGCGTCTCATTAATGCGCTCACCGGGCTTATACTTCCCCTCATAAATCATTCTCTTGATAGAGTGATAAAACTGTTCATAATATGGTGCCTTCTTCTCGATCCCATAATCGTTCATGTTCTGACCCTTTCTTCTTCCCGCAACTTATACTTAGGTTCTATTTTACACAAACAAAACCCAAGTTGAAAAGGAAAGTCGGTCGCTACCCTCCCAAGCCATCAAACAAATCATAGAAAAAATAGATTTCTTCCATAATGGCTTTATCGTCCTTAGCTTCAATTCCTCCCTTGATGCGGGCGAGTGCGCCGTTGATTTCAAACATGTAATCTCTTTCAACACTAAATTGAATACGATTGACGATTTTCTTCCAAGCTTCTGTAGCAGAGTCCGCATTGTCTTTCGCTTCCTTCCATTGCTTGGCTCTTACGTTCTTTTCTATCTGTTGCACGGCATCGAGGACGCGATCATCCTTACCCCATGGTTTTTTGAGGATACTCCCGCCCGCCATCACAGCGATACTTACAGTAAGAATTAGGATGGGAACCGCAAAGACCATGATTTTTCTAATAAGGCCGATTTTCATAATATCCTTCCATTTCTAAAAGGGTCCTTTATAATCGCTGATATCCATACATTCCTTGATATCATCTTTGTACTTATCTATGTATAACGTATCGTTTGGAAGAATGGCTGCGAAGGCTACTTCTTTTACATCATTTATTCCTTGAGCTTTTAGTTGCTCCATGAGCCAGGAATGATCCTTGTTGCGTTGCTTGAGATTTTGCTCAAGAATAGTCTGATTCATGATCACTTCCGTTACTAATTTCGCAGGAGTTCGAGTAATGTGCATATCTTGACCGGTTACGGGCTGAGAGTCTGCCTTAGGGAGTACGGACAGCTGACCATCCGTTTCTAAAATGGCATATTCTACTTGTGTGATATCAAACATATCCTTGCGCCGCAGAAGCATCATCAGTTCATCCATGCTAATTCTCATCTTTTTTAAATTGTCCTCGAGGATCATTCCATTTTGTACAACAACAGCTGGTTGTGCATTGACCATCTTGGAAAAATAGCGACTTTTTAATGTGCTGATCTGGAAGACGAAGGTAAGGAAAACAAAGGTGGTTAGGCCGACCCAATGCACCCATGCCTTCGCTGAGAGATCCGTCGCCAGCGTTCCTCCGATCGACCCAATCACAATCCCATTGATATAATCGAAGTAGGACAAGTTTCCCATCTGTTGTTTGCCCAGAATACGCGTGAAAATTAACAAGGTAAAGAACGCAATAATGGCTCGTACGATAACCACCCATGTTTCTTCCATCATAACGGGCAAGCCCCCAGTCTTCACGTGTCACATTTACCTCTTTATTGTTCTTCCATTAGGATATTATTATTTCAGATTAAGAAAAACTCTACAGAAAGATCTGCAGAGTTCTCTATACAAGAATGGACTAGCGGCGAGGCCTGAAAGACATTTCTTCATCATCAATCATATTGTCGTCGTAATCTGCGTCAAATACCCTGCCGTCATTATCCGTCAACTCAGGGTCATTACGAAGAGGCGAATCTTTTAGAGGCCTCGTATACATTCCGTTATCCAAGTTAGTGTCGTAGGGAGTCATGTTTTGGCCGCGATAGTTGTCATTGACATCTTGAACCCCAGCCGTACCACAAGCAGAAAGGACAACCACCATCATTAGACTGGAAACCAAAGTTGCAAATTTCTTCACTTTAGCACCCCTATTCGTTGATTGTTTTTTTGCTTGCCTTATTGGTATGGCTTGATTCGATCTAAATTATGTTTAACATTTTCTGGTGATCTTGCTCTCATACTTCAAGAGCCCTTGCGAGACCAAGATTTGTTTATAAACAAACATTATGTTGATCTACTAACAAATGGTAGAATGTAGGAAGTAAAACAAAAAGGAGATCACTTGTTCATGCGCATATGGTCAAAAAGTAAGAAGATCCTATCCTGTTTCATTTCATCGGTGCTTTTTTGCTTGCCGATGTCTGGAGCTATAGCTGAAACCAACTTCTCAGACATTCATCAATCCTATGCCAAGCAAACTATTGAGGAATTAGTAGCAAAAGGGATTATTAAAGGGCAATCCAATGAACAATTCAACCCTGCGGGGACCATTACCAGGCAGGATTTCTCCATTATTTTAGCTAAGTCTCTAGGACTCGAAACTAGCAATCTACCAAACAAGCCCACGTTTTCAGATCTACCTCCTGAGCATTATGCATACTCTTGGGTAGAGGCGGCCGTCCAGGCGGAACTGATTAGCGGAGTTGGGGAGGGAAGATTCGGGGTTGGAGATAACCTGACACGTGAGCAGATGGCTACTTTTTTTGTCCGTGCTCTAGGCGTCGATGCGACGGGGAAAGGCGCAAGTCTTTCGTTTTCCGATGCGGACCAAATTTCCTCATGGGCCAAAGACAGTGTAGCAGCAGCCATCGAATTAAAGCTCATGCAAGTGGCTCTTGACAACCAGTTTCATCCACAAGGCAACACCCAAAGAGAACAAGTGGCTCTGGTTGCCTCTCGCTTCTTGACCATTAAAGATCAATACATAGAGCCGAAAATAACGAGCGCTGAGTATGTTACCAACCGCTCGATAACGCTCTTCTTTGACCGTCCTGTTCCTTCTCTTTCTCCTCAGGACATGACGATCCAAACGAAGGCTACACAGGAACAAATGCTTGTCGAGAGAGTAGACATCTCCTCAGATCAGAAACAAGCAACAATCTATCTCTCCCCTCTCCATGTAAGCACCGTTTACACCCTGACTTACAAGGGCCAGACGATAGAATTCTCTTCACCCATGAACGTGCAGATTCAGGTCACACCAACCCATCCAACGGTTGAAGTGAACCAAACCCTGCAATTCCAGGCTAAGGAAGTAGATGAACAAGGAAACGAAACGACAGGGGGTACGTATGAGTGGTCGACTCAAGATCTGAATTATGCTGATAATCAGAGCAAAATTAGCCATACGGGGGCTTTTATCGCGAGCAGAGCCTCGCAATATAAAGTCACTGCCAAGAGTCCATCAGGCGCTGTCGGTTACACTACCGTTACCGTCCAATATCCTGTATCCTCAGACAGCGGTGACAGCAGTGATGATTCCCCTTCACCTTCTCCTGATGCTCTGGCAGTTCAGAAGATTAGAGAGGTCCTAAGGAAGGATTACCTATACGAGCCATCAGAAGAACTACTCAACCAGTACTCGGATCCTGCTCGTTTAGTAAAGGCCGTTTCAGAACAATCGAATGATCCTTACACAACTTACCTGAATCCGGAAGAGTATGCACATTTTAATAGAATGATGGATGGATCTTTTGCCGGAATTGGGGTTAATATCGCTACGGATCCTGAAGGAGCAAAGGTGGTACAGGTATATGAAGATTCCCCTGCCTCCCGTGCTGGAATTTTAGTAGATGATGTAATCATTAAAGTAGATCATATCTTATTGTCTACCATCCCTTGGGAATTACGCCCCACACTATTACAAGGTCAAGCAGGCACCGAGGTGTCTGTTGTCGTGAGGCGGTCAGGTGCGGAGCTCCCTCTATCCATCACACGCGATAAGGTTAAGATTCCTACGGTAAAGGTAGAGGTCATGGAGATTCAGGACAAACTGATGATTTATGTTCGCATCAATAGGTTTACCGAAGAAACGTATGATGAGTTTAACACCAAATTCATGGACTCCATGATGGAAACGATGGAAACAAGGAATCCCGAAGACCTAACCGGGCTCGTTTTTGATCTGAGGGATAATCCTGGTGGATTGTTATCCGCAACAACATCCATTCTTTCTTGGTTCATTCCTAATGGAGAGATAACAAGCATTCTAGAATATCGGAACAAGGAACCAGACCATTTCTTGAGCACAAACTTGGAACCTTTCCCTTTACCCATCATTGTAATGAGTAACCATAATACAGCCAGCTCCGCTGAGATCATGACTTCTACGTTGCAGGATTACAAAATGGCTACTATCGTTGGAACCAGAACTTTTGGGAAAGGCGTTGGACAATCAGATGTTAAGCTCCCAAATGGAGGAGGCTTGTTTTATACCCAATTCCGATTGTTGACGCCTGTAAGCAAGAGCGATTACCATGGTGTGGGAATTGAACCTAACCTATCGCTATCCTCCACCGATCATGACAAATGGTTGGATACGGTTCGCCTTTTATTATCCGGAAGTCTTGATCCTAGGCTAGGAGATCTTTGCCTTTCTGTAGGCGATAAAGAGTTCTTCATCGATAGCGAGTTTGCCAAACAACCTGAGACTTGGAATCTATTTAAAGAGGTCATGACCCTCGTATCAGGCACCTCTTCTGTTTCGATCTACACCCTTGCCGGATTCATTGATGTAGAATCCAACATGATCCCAGCTATTGAGGGCGTGTATTTAGCCGAAATCAGCAAGACTCAAACGGATTACCTATCGGCGATGGCAGCCGTAGAAACGATCGAACAGGAAGACATAAGGAATGTATTATTATCTAGACTCCATGCCATACCGCTGACGACACCTGAAACCGAAACTGTAAGTGATTCTGTGTACACCGAATAAACCGAAAAAGAAAGGGAGCTTCTCTTTTATACAAGAGATAGCTCCTTTCTTTATACCCACAGGATACACTGTCTTATCTCATTTCCCTTTCACTTTCTCCCGCCAGAGTCGAAACTCTTTCTTTTCTTTCTCTTCCTTCTTCTTCTTTGTCATGACCTCGTCTTTAAACGATTTCAACATAGAAATCGCCATCAGTAAAAGCACAAACGATAAAGGAAAGGCACTCACAATAATGGCGGTCTGCATCGCGCTCAGTCCACCGGATACCATGAGAACCACAGCAGAAGCTGAAAGGATAATCCCCCAAACGAGCTTAACAAGGGTAGGGGGATTGAGGCTTCCGTTGGTCGTCTGCATTCCTAACACAAACGTAGCCGAGTCTGCCGAAGTAATAAAAAAGGTGGATATCAAAAATAAAGTGAGCACGATCAACACCATAGTTAAAGGCAGGTGCTCATACACATAGAACAGGGCTGTTTCCAGGGATTGTGCCGATACAGGAAGTCCTGCAAAATACTGCATATGAATCCCTGTTCCGCCAAAAACGGCAAACCAAAGCGCACACACCACCGTCGGGATGACCAGAACGGCAATGACGAATTCTCGAACCGTTCTTCCCTTCGACACGCGAGCGATAAAGGTTCCCACAAAAGGTGCCCAGGCAATCCACCAGGCCCAATAGAAAATGGTCCATCCCTGTACCCATGCCGCTCTTTCTGTATTAAACGGAGCAAGACGAAGTCCCATACTGGGGAGATTTTGCAGATACGATCCAAAAGTAGACACAAACAGATTCAACAGAAAGACCGTCGGTCCCATAAAAAGAAACGTAAAAAACAGGATAACAGCCAAAATCATATTGGTGTTGCTTAGATATTTAATCCCTTTGTTGATTCCCGTTCCAGCAGAAATAAGGAATAAAACCGTTACAATCGAGATAATCACCAATTGAACGGCAAATGTATTTGGTATCCCAAACACATAATTTAATCCCCCATTGATTTGAGCCGCTCCTAGTCCGAGCGATGCAGCGACACCAAAAATGGTGGCAAACACCGCTACCATATCAATGAAGGTCCCGATCGGCCCCTTCGTCCTCTCTCCTAGAATGGGGTAAAGCGCTGCGCTCATTAGACCTGGAAATCCTTTACGAAACTTATAGTAAGCAAGCGCAAGAGCAATCGTCGCATAAATGGCCCAGGCGTGAAAACCCCAATGGAGATAGGTGTATCGCATAGCGATGTTAGCGGCATCGCTCGTCCCGCCTTCACCCAGTGGAGGGCTGGCAAAGTGAGAGATGGGCTCTGATACACCAAAGAAAAGAAGTCCAATCCCCATCCCTGCACTAAACAGCATGGCAAACCAGGAAGCACGGTTAAACTCGGGCTTGTCTTCATCCTTACCTAATTTGATTTTCCCATAAGGACTGAAGATCAGGAAAAGGGCAAAGATCAGAAAGAAGGTAGCTACAATCTGATAATACCAGCCAAAGTTAACCAAGAAGAATTGCTGCCATACATTCATGACACGGCCAAGGTTTTCAGGGGTAATGACACCCCAGAGCACAAACCCTAACGATATGGCAAGTGAGAACCAGAAGACCTTTGTTACATCCTTCAACATTGTCCCTCGCTTTCCGGTTGGTTTTCGCTACCTTATCATTATTTACCAGAACGGCGGAAATCATTTTGAAGGTCATGTTGTTCATCTTTTCCTCCACTCACATATGGTAATATATATTCCCCATCAGAAAGGGCGTACGATATGTCTGTTTTCAACCCTCAGAAATTGTCGGTAAAACTCCTTCCCCCTGCGACGTTCCTTCACCCTATCGAAGGGAGGAAATACACCCTCACCCACTCCGATGATACCGGGGAGCTGTTCCTAGATATTGGGTATGTTTATAATCAGCAAGCCATCAATCCGAAGATGAGAGATGAAGTCCTAGCGGAATGGAAAAAAGACCCACAGGGGCGTTTCTACTTGCTCGGAAAAGCCTACGTAGACGGTGGCGAATTCAGTAAACAAGTTGCAGGCTTTCGTTTTAACATTTTCCAAAGAGAAATGAATTTAGCCCTAAAAGGAATCATTTACGGAGACCGACCTTTTTACGCCAACTATCCTCTCCTGCTTGATGCCTCCATCTTCATCCATTATGAATCCACTTTCCCGGAATACAGGGGACTCTATAACTATGGTACTCCACGGTCGATATTTAAAAACTTGACCTAAACGTTCAAAATCCCCAATCAACAAGTGATTGGGGATTTTGATACATTACCACGCTGCGATTTGGCCGTCCGTTCTCGGCTCCGTTCCACCGGTAAGTACGCCCGTTTTTGGATCTCTCCAGATGATTTGACCTCTTCCGAATCTGGAATGGTTGATCGACTTTTGAACCTCATGACCCTTCCGCTCCAGAGCTTGAACAAGATGATCCGGGAAATTCGGCTCTACTTCCACCACCTTATCCTTGATCCAACACCATCTTGGACTGTCTAGGGCCGCTTGTGGGTTTAAGTGGAAGTCAATCGTGTTCATAATGACCTGAACATGTCCTTGCGGCTGCATGTAGGCGCCCATCACCCCGAAAGGTCCCACTGCTTCATTATCTTTAGTCAGGAATCCTGGAATAATCGTATGATACGTTTTCTTCCCTGGCTTCAAGGCATTATAATGCGTCGGATCAAGTGAGAAGTCCTTCCCACGATTATGCAAGCTGATTCCTGTTCCCGGTACAACAAGCCCCGATCCGAACCCGTGATAATTACTTTGGATGAACGAAACCATATTGCCCTCTTCATCCGCAGTGGCTAAATATACTGTACCTCCTACCGTCGGTTCGCCCGCTTCGGGAAAACCGGCCTCAGACGAGATTCGTTGTCTTCTCTGTTCCGCATATTCATCGGAAAGTAAGCGTTCCACCTTCACTTTCATTTCTTCTGGATCTGTTATGTACTTCAAGCCATCTGCAAAAGCAAGCTTCATGGCCTCTAGTTGCTTATGGTAGGTTTCCACGCTATCTTTTTCAGATAGATCGAAACCTTTTAAGATATTTAAAGCCATAAGAGCCACGAGTCCTTGTCCATTTGGAGGAATCTCCCATACATCATATCCACGGTAGTTGACCTTGATTGGATCCACCCATTGAGGATAGAAGGCCTCTAAATCTTCTTTTGAGATAAAACCACCATATTGCTTAGAGAATTGATCCATTTTCTCAGCCAGTTCACCCCGGTAGAAGGATTCTGCCTTCGTTTCTGCGATCGATTGAAGGGTAGCGGCATGACCAGGAGAACGCCAAATTTCACCGACTCTAGGAGCACGGTCATCCGGCATGAATGTTTCAAACCATGTGGTAAATTCGTCTCCTTGCGCATTCTTTTTGAACTGGTGGTAAGCAACGTCCAAATGATAGCTTAAAGTAGGTGTAATCGCATATCCTTGCTCGGCGTATTCAATCGCAGGTCTTAGGACTTCCGTTAATGGAAGCTTTCCGAAGCGCTCAGATAGGGCTGCCCAGGCAGACGGCGCACCAGGAACGGTGACCGGAATGAAGCCGTACTGAGGCATCACATCATATCCACGGTCTTTAACCGCTTCAATGGAAATACTCTTCGGTGCAGGGCCGCTTGCGTTTAATCCGTGCAATTTTCCTTTTGTCCATACTAAGGCAAAAGCATCTCCGCCTATTCCATTTGAGGTTGGCTCCACTACAGTTAAACAAGCAGCCGTGGCAATGGCAGCATCAATGGCGTTCCCGCCCTTTTTTAGAATCTCAAGCCCGGCTTGGGCAGCCAACGGCTGGGAAGTCGCGACCATTCCTTTTCTAGCAATCGTAACATTGCGTCGGGAATGATAGGGATAATATAATGAGTCAAAGCTAGGCATTCGTATTCCTCCTCTGGGTTTAATACAATTTAAATGAATAAGTTTCTTTTATTATAAACAACTTTATTTTATTATCCTATGGATTAAAAAAAGCAAAAATAGCCTCAACCAAGGCTATCCTATGAGCTTAAAGCAATATCCCTTTTTAATAGGCCGAGCCTGCCGTTCTTAACGAAGGTTAAGGTAAATACGGTTTCACCTTTTCGAGAAGAAAAGCTCAAATTCCCCTCATTTTTCTCCATAATTTGTTTACATATAGCTAGACCAAGCCCTGTTCCGTGTTTCTTGCCTGTGACAAAGGGTTCGAAAATAGAGCCTTCCAATTCCTCTGGTATACCCGGGCCATTATCCGAAACACTGATATAATAATGGTCGAGATCTTCCCAGCTGCAGATCGTAATTCGTTTAGGATCATCTACAAACTTTAAGGCGTCCAAGCTATTATTAATTAAATTAGATAAGACCTGTTGTATCGCCACCCTTTGCACAATGAGGTTCACGTCACCTTCTACTTTCTTGACGCAAACCACTTTTTCATTCACCGTACGTGGTTGAATAAGCCTCATGACTTGGTCTATAATCTCACTCATGGAGCATTCCATATAGGACTCTTCCGTTCCACTATTTTTGGAAAAGCTTAGAAAAGATGTGATTTGTCCATATAGCCCTTCAAACTCTTTTTCTACTACATCCATATAGCTATTTATCTTCGCATGTGAACTACAAGGTAATTCACTCCTAATTAATTTTAGAAAGCCTTCAATGGCAAAAAGCGGGTTCTTGATTTCATGCGCCATTGATGCCGCCATTTTGCCCAATAAACTTAACCGGTCATTATGTAATTCCTCAATTTTTCTCTGCTTTTGACTAATGATCCTCTGAGCGTAATCCCAGTATAACCTGCAAATTGTTCTTTGAACCTCGTCAATTCTCGCATCAAGGATGGAAATGACGTCCCACACTAGATCTTGATCCATTCGGTTGATATGGACATAGGACCAAATGTTTTCTAATAAAGCTGCTCTCCACAAATGACTACTGTGAAGAATGTGCTCTACTGGAGTTCCTCGTTCCGCGTGGTACTTACACATGATCGAGATCGTATCAAATAATGGATGTTGTGCTAAAGGGATATGCTTATCAACTAGTAATCTGAAATATTTTTTTCCATTCGGATATAAATCGATAAGGTTATACAGACCAGGGAATTCGCTTTCAATCTTTTCAAGCCAACCTTGTATTATTGTTTCTTGATGCTGGTCTATAAAGGCTTGGAACCACACTCGTTTCCTTCCCCCTCGCTTCCGACAACTCTATCAATAGCATAGCATTTCATAGTTACAGAAGATAGTTTGCAAATTAGAATAAACAGAAAATTATAACTAATTAGCGCAAATCCCGCCTATTAAAAGAAGACCTAATGATCTCGCGATCCACCAGGTCTTCTCAGCTACCTTCACATGTTCAATTAATACTGCATCCTTCTAAGATACACTCGTAATGCCGTCATCACAGCCACTCCAACCGCTAGGTATAGAACAATAGGATGATATAAGACATAGACGAGTCCCACAATCGGTGTCAGCAAGCCGCGAACTAGCGCCTTTAGCCAATCGCTATCCGCTATGTACTGCGCTATAGGTGGAGACACTTGATAATACCAGGCCACAAACTTTTTCCCGATCTCCGTTGTCATCAAGTAGTCATCTCTAAAATGTCTTAGCAAGGTAACCGCCGGGTCGAACTTGCTTCCGAACGAAGCGGTTGCGATAAAACATTCATCCACCGGTTCTGTCGTTACGGTAACTTGTGCCTTCGCTTCTTTATCCACATATTGTGCTTGAAGTTCCGTCACTCCTAGCGTGATTCCAGTCAAGAGTCCTAACTGATCTACTTCGGCAATCGTCGGTTCACTAGATTGGTAATTCGCTTTCGTTGTGACGTTCGTTTGTGTCCCATCCGTGTACGTCGCCGTAACTTGAGTCTGGCGTTGGCCTCCGATCGCTAGTTGGTACTCTTC
Protein-coding sequences here:
- a CDS encoding staygreen family protein, giving the protein MSVFNPQKLSVKLLPPATFLHPIEGRKYTLTHSDDTGELFLDIGYVYNQQAINPKMRDEVLAEWKKDPQGRFYLLGKAYVDGGEFSKQVAGFRFNIFQREMNLALKGIIYGDRPFYANYPLLLDASIFIHYESTFPEYRGLYNYGTPRSIFKNLT
- a CDS encoding BCCT family transporter, translated to MLKDVTKVFWFSLAISLGFVLWGVITPENLGRVMNVWQQFFLVNFGWYYQIVATFFLIFALFLIFSPYGKIKLGKDEDKPEFNRASWFAMLFSAGMGIGLLFFGVSEPISHFASPPLGEGGTSDAANIAMRYTYLHWGFHAWAIYATIALALAYYKFRKGFPGLMSAALYPILGERTKGPIGTFIDMVAVFATIFGVAASLGLGAAQINGGLNYVFGIPNTFAVQLVIISIVTVLFLISAGTGINKGIKYLSNTNMILAVILFFTFLFMGPTVFLLNLFVSTFGSYLQNLPSMGLRLAPFNTERAAWVQGWTIFYWAWWIAWAPFVGTFIARVSKGRTVREFVIAVLVIPTVVCALWFAVFGGTGIHMQYFAGLPVSAQSLETALFYVYEHLPLTMVLIVLTLFLISTFFITSADSATFVLGMQTTNGSLNPPTLVKLVWGIILSASAVVLMVSGGLSAMQTAIIVSAFPLSFVLLLMAISMLKSFKDEVMTKKKKEEKEKKEFRLWREKVKGK
- a CDS encoding gamma-glutamyltransferase family protein, producing MPSFDSLYYPYHSRRNVTIARKGMVATSQPLAAQAGLEILKKGGNAIDAAIATAACLTVVEPTSNGIGGDAFALVWTKGKLHGLNASGPAPKSISIEAVKDRGYDVMPQYGFIPVTVPGAPSAWAALSERFGKLPLTEVLRPAIEYAEQGYAITPTLSYHLDVAYHQFKKNAQGDEFTTWFETFMPDDRAPRVGEIWRSPGHAATLQSIAETKAESFYRGELAEKMDQFSKQYGGFISKEDLEAFYPQWVDPIKVNYRGYDVWEIPPNGQGLVALMALNILKGFDLSEKDSVETYHKQLEAMKLAFADGLKYITDPEEMKVKVERLLSDEYAEQRRQRISSEAGFPEAGEPTVGGTVYLATADEEGNMVSFIQSNYHGFGSGLVVPGTGISLHNRGKDFSLDPTHYNALKPGKKTYHTIIPGFLTKDNEAVGPFGVMGAYMQPQGHVQVIMNTIDFHLNPQAALDSPRWCWIKDKVVEVEPNFPDHLVQALERKGHEVQKSINHSRFGRGQIIWRDPKTGVLTGGTEPRTDGQIAAW
- a CDS encoding S41 family peptidase is translated as MRIWSKSKKILSCFISSVLFCLPMSGAIAETNFSDIHQSYAKQTIEELVAKGIIKGQSNEQFNPAGTITRQDFSIILAKSLGLETSNLPNKPTFSDLPPEHYAYSWVEAAVQAELISGVGEGRFGVGDNLTREQMATFFVRALGVDATGKGASLSFSDADQISSWAKDSVAAAIELKLMQVALDNQFHPQGNTQREQVALVASRFLTIKDQYIEPKITSAEYVTNRSITLFFDRPVPSLSPQDMTIQTKATQEQMLVERVDISSDQKQATIYLSPLHVSTVYTLTYKGQTIEFSSPMNVQIQVTPTHPTVEVNQTLQFQAKEVDEQGNETTGGTYEWSTQDLNYADNQSKISHTGAFIASRASQYKVTAKSPSGAVGYTTVTVQYPVSSDSGDSSDDSPSPSPDALAVQKIREVLRKDYLYEPSEELLNQYSDPARLVKAVSEQSNDPYTTYLNPEEYAHFNRMMDGSFAGIGVNIATDPEGAKVVQVYEDSPASRAGILVDDVIIKVDHILLSTIPWELRPTLLQGQAGTEVSVVVRRSGAELPLSITRDKVKIPTVKVEVMEIQDKLMIYVRINRFTEETYDEFNTKFMDSMMETMETRNPEDLTGLVFDLRDNPGGLLSATTSILSWFIPNGEITSILEYRNKEPDHFLSTNLEPFPLPIIVMSNHNTASSAEIMTSTLQDYKMATIVGTRTFGKGVGQSDVKLPNGGGLFYTQFRLLTPVSKSDYHGVGIEPNLSLSSTDHDKWLDTVRLLLSGSLDPRLGDLCLSVGDKEFFIDSEFAKQPETWNLFKEVMTLVSGTSSVSIYTLAGFIDVESNMIPAIEGVYLAEISKTQTDYLSAMAAVETIEQEDIRNVLLSRLHAIPLTTPETETVSDSVYTE
- a CDS encoding DUF4363 family protein encodes the protein MKIGLIRKIMVFAVPILILTVSIAVMAGGSILKKPWGKDDRVLDAVQQIEKNVRAKQWKEAKDNADSATEAWKKIVNRIQFSVERDYMFEINGALARIKGGIEAKDDKAIMEEIYFFYDLFDGLGG
- a CDS encoding DUF421 domain-containing protein, producing MMEETWVVIVRAIIAFFTLLIFTRILGKQQMGNLSYFDYINGIVIGSIGGTLATDLSAKAWVHWVGLTTFVFLTFVFQISTLKSRYFSKMVNAQPAVVVQNGMILEDNLKKMRISMDELMMLLRRKDMFDITQVEYAILETDGQLSVLPKADSQPVTGQDMHITRTPAKLVTEVIMNQTILEQNLKQRNKDHSWLMEQLKAQGINDVKEVAFAAILPNDTLYIDKYKDDIKECMDISDYKGPF
- a CDS encoding sensor histidine kinase — its product is MWFQAFIDQHQETIIQGWLEKIESEFPGLYNLIDLYPNGKKYFRLLVDKHIPLAQHPLFDTISIMCKYHAERGTPVEHILHSSHLWRAALLENIWSYVHINRMDQDLVWDVISILDARIDEVQRTICRLYWDYAQRIISQKQRKIEELHNDRLSLLGKMAASMAHEIKNPLFAIEGFLKLIRSELPCSSHAKINSYMDVVEKEFEGLYGQITSFLSFSKNSGTEESYMECSMSEIIDQVMRLIQPRTVNEKVVCVKKVEGDVNLIVQRVAIQQVLSNLINNSLDALKFVDDPKRITICSWEDLDHYYISVSDNGPGIPEELEGSIFEPFVTGKKHGTGLGLAICKQIMEKNEGNLSFSSRKGETVFTLTFVKNGRLGLLKRDIALSS